A stretch of DNA from Paenibacillus albus:
ACGCTTCACTCGAAGGTAGCATCTGCCCAACAAAAAAAGCCCATCGTCTCTTGTTTAATCAAGAGACGACAGGCTTCATGAGCTTGCCGCGGTACCACTCTCGTTGCCCGAACACTCAAGTTCGGACCCGCTTAAGCAGCTGCACATCCGGCGAGCATGGCACGGTGCCAAGCACCGCTTCTCCCCTTCCATAAGCTGCACCCGATCACGGGGGTTAGCCGTAACTGGTGTACTCCCGGCAACGGACGCGCTTCGTGCTTAATGCCACAAAGCAATGCCCCTGCCGCGTTCCACCGTTCCGCTCCCAGGCGAGTTCGGATCATCCTTCGACTGCGTCGCACCACCCCGCAGCTCTCTGCTTTTCCCGGATTCGATTCCTACTGCTCCTGTTCCTTGCGTTTGACTTATTTATGTTCACTTCAGTTGAATTAGCATCATAAAAAAGCCTGCCATCCCTCGATCCAAACTGGATCAAGGGACGACAGACTTGTAAGTTCTGGCGCGGTACCACCCTCGTTGACGCCGCCCTGTTAAAAGCATAACGTCCACTTAAGCATGCTAACGATTCTAGAAGTCGTCAGCAATGCACCGGATCACGGCGGTTAACCGTAACAACGTACGCGAGCTGCTCCATCAGCCTTGGCCTTCGGCCAACAAAACATGGGCTCGTTTCCGCTATTCCGCTCCCAGGCGAGATTCAAGCTGTTACCCGTCTGCGTTGCACCAACCCGCAGCTCTCTGATCACGGCACTTAAGCTTTACTACTCCTGTTCAACGCGTTTCGCATAATGAATTGTGAAGTGTTGTTGCCTATTATATGCTCACGGAAATCGTCTGTCAATTCAGATATCGAACTGAGGCAAAATTAATTTAACTCCGCACCGACCATTCTTCGAGCGACAGCCCCGGCTCTGCCTTCATGTCGAGTGCCGTGAATTCGCCACGCGTCCACTTGTGATGCGCAGCCGCGCCGATCATCGCGGCATTGTCCGTGCATAGCCCAAGCGGCGGAATCAGCAGCGGAATGCGAGCTTCTTCACAGCGTGCGGTCAATGCCGCGCGTAAGCCCCCATTAGCAGCAACACCGCCGCAGAGCAGCAGCTGCTTGGCGCCTGTCTCGCGCACTGCACGCAATGCTTTTGTCACGAGCACGTCGATCACGGAGGACTGGAATCCACGCGCAAGGGCCGCTTCGCGAAACGGTTCGCCCTTCATTTTCGCAGAGTTGATTGCAGCAAGAACCGCCGACTTCAGCCCGCTGAAGCTGAAATCATACGAATCTGGCTCCAGCCACGCCCGAGGCATCACAACTTCTTCTTCCGCACTTTGAGCAAGCTTGTCGATATAAGGTCCGCCTGGATAAGGGAAATTCAATGTCCGCGCTACTTTATCATACGCTTCTCCGACTGCATCATCGCGAGTTCGTCCAAGAATCTTGAACACACCTTCACTCTCCATGAGCACGAGCTCCGTATGACCACCCGATGCAACGAGCGCCAGGCACGGATACTGCATCTCCGCGACAAGCTCATTCGCATAGATATGTCCGGCGATATGATGGGTGCCGATGAGGGGGAGATCTAACGCCATGGATAAGCTTTTGGCTGCGACGATGCCGACAAGCAGCGCCCCGACTAGCCCCGGACCTTGCGTAACCGCAATGGCCGACAAATCGCGGAATGTCACGCCTGCCTCTGTTAACGCCTGCTCCATAATAAGCGTAATCGACTCGACATGCTTGCGGGATGCGATCTCCGGCACGACGCCTCCGAATCTTTTGTGCGTATCAATTTGGCTCGAAACAATATTCGATAAAATATGTTTACCGCCGCGAATAACCGCTACCGACGTCTCGTCGCAGCTCGTTTCCACAGCGAGAATAAGTTCATTCGTCGTCATCTGCAAGCTCCACACCCGAGGAATCCAGCTCCGCCCACATAATGAGCGCATCCTCCATATTATCTGAATAATAACCGGGGCGAACGCCTGACGGCTCGAATCCCAGTTTCTTGTACAAATGCTGAGCCACCATATTGGACACCCGCACCTCGAGCGTCATACGCTTCGCGCCGAACATGACCGCAGTCCGCTGCAGCTCCACCATCAGCTTCGTGCCGAGCCCAAGACCGCGATATTGCTCACGAACAGCCACATTCGTCACATGCGCCTCATCCATAATCGTCCACATCCCGCCATAGCCGATCACATCGCCCTCGTAATCCATCACCATATAGCGGGCAAAATGATTATTCGTCAGCTCGTTCACGAAGGCTTCCTCGGTCCACGGACTCGTAAAGCTCTCCTTCTCTATGGCGACAATCGTTGGCACATCATCAAGCGTCATCATCCGAAAAACAAGACGGCTCACATCTTCGATAACTTTCACTGTGACACGCCGCCCTTTCCTTCAGCCGCCTGCTGGGCTGTTTTCTCCTGTAGCTTTACTTCCGCTTCCGTCAGCTGCGTATAGTTCGGGATGAACGTATGCGCGTCGTCCTGCTCCCCGGCAGCGAGACGTTTAAGGCCAAGCGAAGCTACCGAGCGTCCTTCGAGGATATACGGCTGCTTGCGCACCTCTACGGCAATGCCGGCTTCAGCGCAAAGCTCCCGCAGCCGATCTGCTTGCACTTCGTGCAGCTCCAAGTCGCCGACAATCCAGATAGCCGAAGGGAGTGATTCCGATTCCGATGATGAAGCTACGATTTCTGCGAGCTTGGCGACAAGCTTGTCCACCCAATCATGCATGAGGCGTATGCCGTCTCGAGCCAACCTGGTCCACGTGCCATCACCATCTGATGCAGCTTCGAACAATGCCGTATATACCTGTCCGCGTCTTGCGTCCATAATCGGGACGATCCACACAGGTGCGCCTGTCTGCGACTGCGAATGCGACTGCTCTACAGCTGCATGGGACTGCCACGCGCCAAAACCAAGTGCCTCAATGCTGGAGACGCCGACGAGCGGCTTGTTCCATACCCAAGACAGCGTTTTGCCGACGGAAACGGCGATTCGCATGCCTGTGTAAGATCCGGGACCGCGTCCAATCGCAATGCCGTCCAGCTCTTCCGGCTTGACGCCGTTGTCCGCGAGGATCTGCTGTACAATCGATACGGTATGAACCGAATGATTGCGCTCCGCAAGCGACTGGATGTCTTGTAAAACCTCTTGTCCGCGCACAAGCGCACAGGCCAAAGAGGCTGTTGATGTATCTAGTGCGAGCACGAGCTGCTGCCCCGTATGTTCACTCATTTGTTTCGTGCTCCTATCGCCTGTAATTGTTTGCACCACGTCACGTACTGCGCGCCGATGCCGGTTATCGTAATCCGCCGCGCTTCGTCGCCTAAGTGCGTGATGTACATCTGCAGCCGATCCGGCGGAAGCAGCGCTTCAATGAGGCTTGCCCATTCGACAATCGTGACACCATCGCCGAAGAAATAGTCGTCGAGACCCAGCTCGTCCGCCTCGTCCTCGGACAACCGATAAACATCCATATGATAAAGCGGCAGCTGCGCGCCTTTGTATTCTTTTATAATCGTAAACGTCGGACTATTCACGACGCCTGGCACACCGATTCCGGCTGCAAAAGCTTGCGAGAATCGCGTTTTGCCCGCGCCAAGATCGCCGTCCAGCGCCAGCACCGTTCCCGGCACTGCCCAGCCCGCCAGGAGCTGCGCCAAACGGACGGTATCCCCTTCGTTCTCCGTCATCCATATGACTTCCATTTGCTCACTCATGAAGCGTATCTCAGCTCCTAATTTCCAAAATGATTATAACCGCGCTTCGCCAGCGCTTCCCGCTGCGGCTCGGCCAATTTGCCAGAGCCTCTTTCAGCAAAATCGCGAATGAGGGCAACGCCGGCAGGTCCTGCCTCGACCTCGCCGATGAGGTACATCGGCAGGCCGGCGGCGGCGAGCTCCGCCTTCGCCGCCTGAGCATCTGCTGCTGCAATCGTGCCGAGCAGCATGTAGTCTTCGCCGCCGTAGAGGATCCAGTTCAGCGGATCCTCGCCGCAGCTGTGCGCGTAGGCGGTCATGCTGCCGCTGCGCGGCAGCAGCGACTCGCGCAGCGCGAGAGCAACGCCCGAAGCCTCGGCGATTTCCCAGGCTTCGCTGGCGAGTCCGTCGCTGATGTCATTCAGCGACGTGATCGTTCCGCGCGCGGCGAGCATCCGCGCCGCGCGAACCGATGGCGCCGGGCGCTGGTGTGCTTGCACCAGCGCCGAGGCGCTCTGCGGCAGCGGCGCGCGTGCGGCCGCCGCGGCGAGCAAAGCGTGAAGACCGGCCGCGGCCATTCCCGCGGGGCCGGTCACGAACACGGCGTCGCCGGGCGCTGCGCCTGCCCGGCGGATCGCCGCTCCTGCCGTGACGGTTCCCATCACCGTCACGGATACAACCATGTGCAGCGGCGCCGATGTCGTGTCGCCGCCAACGATCGCGACGCCATAGGCATTGGCGCACGCGAACAGCCCGTCATAGAGCCGGCTTATTCGTGCCGGCTCCCAAGCTGGCGGTGCGCTGATCGATACCAGCGCATGCCGGGGCTCGCCGCCCATTGCCGCAATATCGCTGATATTGGCGGCAAGTGCTTTCCAGCCGATGTCGAAAGCCTCCATCGTCGCGTCACTGAAATGGACGGTCTCGACCATCGTGTCGACCGCCATCAGCCACTGCAGCTCGCCGCCGGCAACACTCGGCGGAGTCTCTACAATCGCGGCATCATCGCCGATGCCGAGCACAACACCTTGCTCCTGAAGCAGCGCCGTGCTTTGGCGGCCTTCCGTCCAGTAGCGTATCCGCGCAAACTCATCCATTTTGGGCCACCTCCTGCCACGCGCCGCTCTTTTTCCCTTTTGTCCAGTAATACCGCAGCCGTTTGGCCTGATTGCCGATTTCACCGCATTTGCTTAATTTACCTTATTATATCGGTCAAGCACTCTACCCGCAACAAAACAGGCAAGACCGCGCCAGCGCGCAGCCTTGCCTTATTCGGGCAACCTATACCGTAGACACTAGTGAATCGCGCGCTTCTTGAAGCGTCCGCCTTTCACGTCGTGAATGTTGCCAACCGCGAGAAAAGCAGTCGGATCGAGCTCCTGCACAATCGACTTCATCTTCGCCTCTTCGAGACGCGTAATGACGCAGAAGATAACCCGCTTCGAGCCACCGGAGAACGCCCCTTCCCCGTGCAAATACGTCACGCCACGGCCTAGACGGCTGATGATTGCATCGCCGATTTCTTTCCACTCCTGACTGATAATCCAGACCGACTTCGACTGGTCGATCCCCTCCAGCGTCACGTCTATGACCTTGAAGGCAATGTAATAGGCAATCAGAGAGTACATCGCGCTATCCCAAGAGAAGACGAAGCCCGCGCTGCCGAGAATAAACAGATTGAAGAACATGACGATCTCGCCGACCGAGAACGGAGTCTTCTTCGTAAACAGAATTGCAATAATTTCCGTCCCATCGAGCGATCCCCCGAACCGGATGACGAGACCAACGCCGATACCGAGTATAACCCCACCGATAACCGGAGCGAGGAATGTACTATACGTCAGCGCCTTCACTGGGTGCAGCAGCGTCGTTCCAACAGACATAACGACGACTCCATAAAGCGTGGAAAGAGCGAACGTCTTACCAATTTGTTTGTATCCGATGATGAGAAAAGGCAAGTTTAGCAAGAATAGAAAGATACCGAGCGGCAAGCCTGTTAAGTGAGAAACGATGATCGAGATACCGACAATTCCACCGTCAATGATGTTGTTCGGCACGAGAAAAATCTCAAGCGCGACAGCCACAAGCGCAGCGCCAATAGTAAGAAACACAATTCTAGAAAGCAGTTCGAGTTTCGTCAACCGATAATGCTGTTTAGCCATATGATCCCCCCTAAAGCTAATCAAAATCGCGAAAAATGAGCTTATTTATCCATTATAACCTTTTTTAAGCCGAAAACCAAATATAAACCCATGTTATCTTCATCTTTTAAATCTTTATATCTTCCAATCGTCATCTTTCGATGTTTAATGCAGCGTTGAGTATGTACCGATTCAGGCGGTGCATTGCGTTGTCCGCCTGCCGATTACACGCCAAAACACCGCTTTACTACCTCCCATCACCCGTTTCAGACTAATTCCGACCCTCACCTTCAACTGGTGCGAGTTCCAATACAGAGACTCCAATAATGCGCCTCTCGGCCAGCAGATTGACTTTTTTTCCACTTACCTCCGTCCTCGAAAATCGCTTTTTTGTACTCTCACGCTTGATTTCCTCCACTCGCGATGCTGAGAGTCTCGTTTATCGACTCTCAATCGGCAATTCAGCCGCTTTGCACCCGCTCTCCTCCTCGAGAGTCGCTTTTTCGCACTCTCACGCTCGATTTTCACCGCTTTCGGGGCTGAGAGTCGGATTACACGATTCTCAGCCCCATACCGACAATGGCCGCTTCGGCATTGCTCTCGCTGAGCCCTGATCGTCACTTCGAGAGCGGCTTTTCCCCCTCTCACATGCGATTTTCCACCAATCCAGCCACTGAGAGAGTCTTTTCCCTCTCTCACCACGCATCACACACTGGTCACGCCCTGCTCCCCACCTCGAGAGCGGCTTTTCCCTCTCTCACACGCGTTCCCCCACCAATTCAGCCAGCAAGAGAGGCTTTCCCGCTTCTCAGCAGCCATCTCCCACCGGTTACACCCTGCTCCGCGCTTCGAGAGCGGCTTTTCCCTCTCTCACACGCGTTCCCCCACCAATCCAGCCACTAAGAGCGGCTTTTCCCTCTCTCACACACGTTTCCCCACCAATCCAGCCACTAAGAGAGGCTTTTTCCTCTCTCAGCCAATATGCAATTCAGTTAGTTAGTTTAAGATCTCATTGGCATAGTTAAGCTACAGTCTGAGTCCAGTCTCAGCTAGAGTCCCGCTAGTGAAAATTAATAGCCAACAAAAAAGTACAACCCTTCTCCCATTCCCCTATTGCCCCCGTCACCAAAATAAGTTACTTTTAAACATAACGAAACTTTTCACCATATACGACTTACTATTCGCATACATAAGGAGCCATTAACATGCCAATCGACGATATCGACCGTCATATCATACGTCTTCTGAACAAGGATGGGCGCATGTCCTATACCGACCTCGCGAAGGAGGTAGGACTATCCCGCGTCGCTGTGCAGGCGCGCGTTGCTACGCTCATGGAGAACGGCGTCATTGAGCGATTCTCCGCCGTCGTCAATCCGGAGAAGCTCGGCATCAACGTCTCAGGGTTCTTCAACGTCGAGGTGGAGCCGCAGCACCTGTACGAAGTCGCAAGCCGGCTCGCCGATGAGCCGGTCGTGACGAGCTTGTATCATATGTCCGGCCCGAGCAAGCTGCATATGCATGCCCTGTTCGCGAATAATCAGGAGATGGAAGCCTTCCTCATCGGGACGCTCTATAAACTAGAAGGCGTCACAAGCGTAGACAGCCAAGTGCTGATCACAAGGTACAAAAGCCGCATGGGAATGAGGTTATAACGTGACCAATACCAATCCTACGACTTCTCCAAGCTTAAAAACCTACACCCAGCTCTGCTGGGCGATGATGAAGACCGGCATTCTCGGCTATGGCGGCGGACCGTCAATTATTCCGCTTATCCGCTACGAAGCGGTAACGAAGCATCGCTGGCTCGCGGACGAGGAGTTCGGCGAGATTCTCGCCCTCGCCAATGCGCTGCCGGGTCCTATCGCGACGAAGCTTGCCGCTTATCTTGGCTACCGGCTGAAGGGCTCGCTTGGCGCAATTCTCTCGGTGCTCGCCCACATCTTGCCTTCGTCCATCGCGATGCTGTCACTGCTATCGGCGGTGAACTACCTCAGCCATTCCGTCATTGTCCGAGGCATGATCAGCGCCGTCGCACCGGTCATCGCCGTCATGCTCGGCGTCATGGCATACGAATTCGGCGAACGCGCCGTGAAGGGGCTCGGCCGCAAGCTCGGCATCGTCATGCTGCTCGCATCCTTTGCGCTGCTGCAGCTGCTCGGTGTCCATCCCGCGATTGTGATCGTCCTGTTCCTTGCGTACGGAGCGATGCATTTCAAGCTGCTCGGCCGCCTGCAGCGCACCAAATCGACCCATAATTCGGGACAGAAATGAGGCTCGCCTAAATGGAATGGCTCAAACTAGTATTCGGCTTCTTCATCGCCAACGTGCTTGGCTATGGCGGCGGTCCATCCTCGATCCCGCTTATGTATCAAGAAATTGTTACGCATTATCACTGGACGAACGACGCAGAATTCTCGAACATTCTTGCTCTGGGCAACGCGCTGCCCGGCCCGATTGCGACGAAGATCGCGACCTATGTCGGCTATGAAGCCGCCGGATGGGTTGGCATTGCCGCAGCGCTGATTGCGACGATCGTGCCATCCGCCGTTGCGCTCATCATCCTGCTCAAAGTGCTGAAGAAACACCGCTCGTCCCCTGTCGTCAAAGGCATGACGCTGCTCGTTCAGCCCGTCATCGCGATCATGATGGTGCTGCTCACCTGGCAGATGGGCAGAACATCAGTCCACGACATCGGCATCTGGCAAGGGCTGATCATCGCAGCCGTCGCCTTCTGGGCCATGCAAATCCGCCGCATCCACCCAGCCTTCGTCATCATCGCGGCGTTCGCTTATGGGGGACTCGTTCTCCCCTTGCTATAGCCGAATCCTACAATCCGCTGCACAGCAAAGAGCGCCCCAGCCTCGGTCACCCGAAGCCAAGGGCGCTCCTTTTTCATTAATCCCTAATTGCTTATACTGCCCTACTTGCTCGCTACTCCTCGCCATCCTCTTTCAGACGATCACACGAAACTGTCTGCGTATTCAGCGGATCGGAGCCAACCTGCACGGTTGCCATCCCATTCACTTCATCCACATTTTCGATCCAGACCGGCTGCCCGCCCAATTGAACGGAGAAGGTATCCTTGGAGCTGTAAATTTGCATGGCGCGTTTCGTATCCATTGATCGTTAATTCCTCGTTTCTTGCTCCATTGTATCCGTGGTGGATTCAGCAATTAACCCATTGTTCAAGGTTACTTGCCCGCCGCCTAATCCTTCATTCACCATCCGGTCAATGTCCATAAAATAATCTGCGCGGCCTTCATGGTTCTTGTCGTTGTTATCTGTATCCGCCATTCCAAAGTCCTCCTTCAGATGATGATGTTGGCTTACTAACGAAAATATGCCCTTCACAGCTTACTTTCATGCATTTGCGGGAACACTGGTACTAGCGTTCAATTACAGGGTGAGGGGGAAATAAGATGCACACGGTTTGGAAAGGGGCCATCAGCTTCGGCCTCGTACATGTGCCTGTCAAAATGTTTTCAGCTACCGAGGATAAAGATATTTCGCTCAAAATGATCCACCGCGAGTGCGGGAGCAATATTAGCTATATTCGTAAATGTCCGACCTGCGAGGTCGATGTGGAGTGGGATGATATTGTAAAAGGTTACGAGTACGAGAAGGGCCGCTACGTTCTATTGGAGAAGGACGAGCTGGAGGCTCTTTCGAGCGACGCGACGAAGACGATTACGATTCTTGATTTTGTCGCGCTGGAGGAGATAGACCCGATTTATTTTCAGAAGACGTACTACCTCTCCCCGATCAAGCGGGCGGCAATGCGTACAATCTGCTGATGGAGGCCATGCGGCAATCCGGCCGTATCGGCATCGCGAAGGTATCTATCCGTTCGAAAAGCTCGCTTGCTGCAATCCGTATTATTGATGACTGCCTGGCTATGGAGACGATATTCTACCCCGATGAGATTCGGTCAATCGACCAAGTTCCCGGCCTGCCTGAGACGGTAAACGTCAATGAGAAAGAGCTGATGATGGCGCGGATGCTGATCGAGCAGCTGTCGACCCCTTTTGAGCCGGCAAAGTATACCGATGACTATCGCACCCGTCTAATGGATCTCATTCAGCATAAAATCGCCGGCGAAGACGTTTCTGTCGCGCCTGAGCAGCAGCGCACGAATGTGCTTGACCTCATGGCTGCGCTGCAAGCAAGCCTCGAGGCGGTGAAGCTGCCGCCGAACGCGCCCGGCGGCATCGATACTGGAGCGGCGAGCACCACACCTTCCTCTGCCACTGAACCACCCGCCGCAGCGGAAGCTGGCACAGCAGCCGGAGGCGAGGTCGTCGCCAAAGTGAAGACGCCGCGTGCTCGCAAAACGGCGAAGAAGGAAACGGTGTCCTAGATGTCTGCGCACAATCAGGAGCAGCCGTGGGCAGACGATTCCTCAGCGCTTGCGGCGGTAAATTTGAGCGGTGGCGGCGCTTTGCAGCCGCTCGCTCTTCCGAATGAACCGATGGCTCCAATCTCGGATGACGAGCTGCCAATCGGGAGCGATTGGGGCTACCAGCTCAAGTGGGACGGCGTCCGCATGCTTGCTCGGCTTGATGGGGACGGGCATGTGGAGCTATTTTCGCGGAAGCTGTATTTGAAGAACGGTATCTATCCGGAGATAGTTTCGCTGATCACCTCCAAGGCGGAGAAACTTGGCCGCTGCTTGCTCGATGGTGAAGTCGTCTGGTTTGATGGCGTTCGCCCGAGCTTCCAGCATGTCCTCAAAAGAGAACGTTCGCGCTCGACAGACACAGAAACAAGAGCGCCGCTGAATGGCGGGCTTGTCTATGTGCTGTTCGATATTCTCGCTGATGAGAGCGGCGACCTTCGGCAGCTGCCCTACGAGGAGCGCCACCGTAAGCTGATGGAACTGTGTCCCGCGGACGATCCGCGCATGTTCGTGACGGAGCTGTTCAAGGACGGTCCGGCGCTGTGGGAATGGGTACAGACGAACAGTTGGGAAGGTGTCGTGAGTAAGCGGCTTAGCAGCCCTTATCGGGACGACAAGAAGCACCGCGATTGGCTGAAGAAGAAGATTGCGCTTGTGCTCGATGTCGATATTGTTGGACTTAAGTGGCGAAATGGCATTGTGGCGAGCCTCGTCATGGAGTATGAAGACAGCTATCTCGGCAGCGTCTCTCTTGGCCTTAATGATGCGCTTCGGCGCGTAATTGCTTCAACCTTTCGTCCGCAGAACGCGCAGCTGGCCGTTGTCGCCTGTCCTTTTCCGGTGACGCCGGAGGATCTGCGCAAAGAAGAAGTACAGTGGCTCTCGATGCCGTTCAAATGCCGCGTGACCGGGCTTGAGTTCACTTCCGCGGGACAGCTGCGCCATCCGAAGCTTGTCACCTTCCTGCCTAAGGAGCCTCTGCCATGAGCGCCCGTTCGGTTAAGGGGACCATCGTCGTCGAAGGACAGGAGCTGACGATCAGTAATCCGGACAAATTGCTTTTCCCCGATATGGGCATCACGAAGGCGATCTTCTTGCAGCGGCTGGCTGCGCTATCGCCTTGGCTAATTAAGCATTGCCAGGATCGAATGCTGACGACGATTCGTTTTCCCGATGGCGTGGACGGCAAATCATTTTATCAGAAGAACTGCCCCACTCCTGCCCCAGAGTTCGTCGAAACGGTGCAGCATGAGAGCATCGCCTACGTGAAGCTAACATCGCTGCCGGTACTTCTGTGGCTCGGTAATTTGGCTTGCATCGAATACCACGCCTCATTCGATCGTATCAGCAACCCCGTACATCCAACGGAGTGGATACTCGATCTAGACCCAACGCTGGAGGAAGAGCCTCGCATCATGGAGGCAGCCTTGCTCGTCGGCGATCTTCTCCGATCACTTGGCGTCGAATCCGTGCCGAAGACGTCGGGTGCGACAGGTGTGCAAGTCATCGTACCGCTCATCCCTGAGCTAACCTTCGACGAATTGCGCGTCATCGGGGAGTTTGTCGGCAGCTACTTGTCGGACAAGCATCCGCAGCTGTTTACGATCGAGCGATTCAAGCGGAATCGCGGCGAGCTGATCTATATCGACTACCTGCAGCACTACAGCGGCAAAACCATCATCGCCCCCTACTCTCCGCGCGCCCGCCGAGCCGCCAGCGTCTCCACCCCTCTCTACTGGGATGAAGTTCGCCGCGGCGTCTCGATTACCGACTACAATTTACTGAACATCGAAGAGAGATTGCTGCAGGAAGGCGATCTGCTGGACAAAGTGGCACCGCAGTCGCTCAGGTCGATTCTTCAGTTTATTGGCGCGAAGGGTCGGTAGGAGACGAAATAGAGAGCAAGCAGAGTGATAGTTTTCTTGGAGAGCTTTATTTTCGTGGTAAAATAAGGTGTACATTCCGAGGGAGGTTATCACCTTGTACTTGTTCCAATCCAGCAGCCTTCGTGTCCGTCCGCTTGCTGAAGCTGATGCCGTTCACCTCGTGAAGTGGCTGTCTGACCCTACTATTTTGCAGTATTATGCGGGGAGAGATCGTCCTCATGATATGAAGATGGTTCACGATATTTTCTATCAGGATAGCGATACCGACGCTGAATTCAGATGTTTGATCGAATACGATTCCGTGCCCATTGGTTATGTCCAATTCTATGAACTGGATGATGAATACAAGCAAAAGCTTGGATATGCGATGCCGGAGTTGAACGAGACCATCTACGGTGCTGATCAGTTTATCGGAGAACCGGATTATTGGAATAAAGGAATCGGTACGTCGCTGGTGCGAGCAATGGTCGAGTATATCGTGCAAGCGCTGAGAGCAAGCAGAGTCGTGATGGATCCGCAAACGTGGAATACGAGGTCGATCGCTTGTTACGAGAAATGCGGCTTTCGCAAGATAAAGCTGCTGCCAGCTCACGAATGGCATGAAGGCGAACGAAGAGATTCGTGGCTGATGGAATATGCCGCACGATAAAATCCGCACAATTTTATAGAAAATGTAGTTTTATTTTCGTTGTCCGATTCGGCGTATCGGCGTATTATTAGAGTAACAATATATCGAATGAGGTGATCGTTCATGAAGGAAGAAGCAGCGCGTCTGCACGAACGCACCAACACTTGGCACCACAAGCACAATACTCGTGTGGCTGAATTTCATAAGCTCCACGCTGAGCAGCTCGAGCAAGGAACGAACGGGACGAGCTGGCTGGCGAGATGGGAACGATTCGTGTACACGAATGGAAAGCGTCTGATCAAGAAAGTAACGAGGTAGCCGAGGTAGCTTGTGCCCTCTACCCGCTTCGGCCGCACTCAAGAGCAATAAACAAGAAAGCCGGACCCTCACTAAGGGCCCGGCTTTCTTCTATTCTCTCAACATCTATCACAATATGGATTCGATCCGCGCCAGCACGTCTTCAGACAACGTGATGCCAGAAGCGTTCACGTTCTCGACGACTTGCTCCGGACGGCTTGCGCCGACAAGCGCGCTCGCTACGTTCGATTGGCGCAGGATCCATGCAAGCGCCAGCTGGCCAGTCGTGATCTCGAGTTCCTTCGCAATCGCGGACAACGCGCCGACCTTCGCGATTTTCTCCTCGGTGATGCCTTTGCGCACCCATTCAAGCTTCGATGCACGGCTGCCCTCAGGGATATCAGCCAAAGAGGCGTATTTTCCAGTCAGGAGGCCTTGAGCCAGCGGCGAGAATACGACCTGTCCAATGCCGTTCTTCTCTCCGTACGGGATGACTTCCTTCTCAATG
This window harbors:
- the tsaD gene encoding tRNA (adenosine(37)-N6)-threonylcarbamoyltransferase complex transferase subunit TsaD, producing the protein MTTNELILAVETSCDETSVAVIRGGKHILSNIVSSQIDTHKRFGGVVPEIASRKHVESITLIMEQALTEAGVTFRDLSAIAVTQGPGLVGALLVGIVAAKSLSMALDLPLIGTHHIAGHIYANELVAEMQYPCLALVASGGHTELVLMESEGVFKILGRTRDDAVGEAYDKVARTLNFPYPGGPYIDKLAQSAEEEVVMPRAWLEPDSYDFSFSGLKSAVLAAINSAKMKGEPFREAALARGFQSSVIDVLVTKALRAVRETGAKQLLLCGGVAANGGLRAALTARCEEARIPLLIPPLGLCTDNAAMIGAAAHHKWTRGEFTALDMKAEPGLSLEEWSVRS
- the rimI gene encoding ribosomal protein S18-alanine N-acetyltransferase, with protein sequence MKVIEDVSRLVFRMMTLDDVPTIVAIEKESFTSPWTEEAFVNELTNNHFARYMVMDYEGDVIGYGGMWTIMDEAHVTNVAVREQYRGLGLGTKLMVELQRTAVMFGAKRMTLEVRVSNMVAQHLYKKLGFEPSGVRPGYYSDNMEDALIMWAELDSSGVELADDDE
- the tsaB gene encoding tRNA (adenosine(37)-N6)-threonylcarbamoyltransferase complex dimerization subunit type 1 TsaB, which encodes MSEHTGQQLVLALDTSTASLACALVRGQEVLQDIQSLAERNHSVHTVSIVQQILADNGVKPEELDGIAIGRGPGSYTGMRIAVSVGKTLSWVWNKPLVGVSSIEALGFGAWQSHAAVEQSHSQSQTGAPVWIVPIMDARRGQVYTALFEAASDGDGTWTRLARDGIRLMHDWVDKLVAKLAEIVASSSESESLPSAIWIVGDLELHEVQADRLRELCAEAGIAVEVRKQPYILEGRSVASLGLKRLAAGEQDDAHTFIPNYTQLTEAEVKLQEKTAQQAAEGKGGVSQ
- the tsaE gene encoding tRNA (adenosine(37)-N6)-threonylcarbamoyltransferase complex ATPase subunit type 1 TsaE translates to MSEQMEVIWMTENEGDTVRLAQLLAGWAVPGTVLALDGDLGAGKTRFSQAFAAGIGVPGVVNSPTFTIIKEYKGAQLPLYHMDVYRLSEDEADELGLDDYFFGDGVTIVEWASLIEALLPPDRLQMYITHLGDEARRITITGIGAQYVTWCKQLQAIGARNK
- the thiL gene encoding thiamine-phosphate kinase, which produces MDEFARIRYWTEGRQSTALLQEQGVVLGIGDDAAIVETPPSVAGGELQWLMAVDTMVETVHFSDATMEAFDIGWKALAANISDIAAMGGEPRHALVSISAPPAWEPARISRLYDGLFACANAYGVAIVGGDTTSAPLHMVVSVTVMGTVTAGAAIRRAGAAPGDAVFVTGPAGMAAAGLHALLAAAAARAPLPQSASALVQAHQRPAPSVRAARMLAARGTITSLNDISDGLASEAWEIAEASGVALALRESLLPRSGSMTAYAHSCGEDPLNWILYGGEDYMLLGTIAAADAQAAKAELAAAGLPMYLIGEVEAGPAGVALIRDFAERGSGKLAEPQREALAKRGYNHFGN
- a CDS encoding YitT family protein, which encodes MAKQHYRLTKLELLSRIVFLTIGAALVAVALEIFLVPNNIIDGGIVGISIIVSHLTGLPLGIFLFLLNLPFLIIGYKQIGKTFALSTLYGVVVMSVGTTLLHPVKALTYSTFLAPVIGGVILGIGVGLVIRFGGSLDGTEIIAILFTKKTPFSVGEIVMFFNLFILGSAGFVFSWDSAMYSLIAYYIAFKVIDVTLEGIDQSKSVWIISQEWKEIGDAIISRLGRGVTYLHGEGAFSGGSKRVIFCVITRLEEAKMKSIVQELDPTAFLAVGNIHDVKGGRFKKRAIH
- a CDS encoding Lrp/AsnC family transcriptional regulator — protein: MPIDDIDRHIIRLLNKDGRMSYTDLAKEVGLSRVAVQARVATLMENGVIERFSAVVNPEKLGINVSGFFNVEVEPQHLYEVASRLADEPVVTSLYHMSGPSKLHMHALFANNQEMEAFLIGTLYKLEGVTSVDSQVLITRYKSRMGMRL